One segment of Penaeus chinensis breed Huanghai No. 1 chromosome 14, ASM1920278v2, whole genome shotgun sequence DNA contains the following:
- the LOC125032036 gene encoding mucin-2-like gives MTFIKTKDPVETNNIKTITTVLAINTPIITGAIATSPPFTTGVMAKITPTTTDVIAKNPITEAMTISTPILTKAMATSTPITTDTMATSTAVTTVALTISTPITTTDATASSTRKTTDAMATRSPITIDFMATSTPIRKADATGASTTITTNTIATSTPKTTGAMTRSTPFTKTDAMAASTYITRNGMATSATITAMDATTGTPLTTATGTPIATATDAMTTGTPLTTATDAMATGTPLTTATGTPIATATSAPPAAGATASGPPAATPTTATESPPPASAARRTAAANLEARGASEQPRGPAAQLSYRSALLRVISPTGQFTYRSALLRVSSPTGQLSCGSVHVQVSSPTTLTASCRISDAAFLFSSVWQCAILPAWTPFVISRGQRGFERSSIPPVGQRKATFRVPPGAAVEEREHLLNLQRRKMRTFKPKQGSSKEKSETKYNTSTGEDSHSLKETINGLPRTLSVKHITAKALEYLVKASLNPKTSKTDSWVDLLSFKSPNDERIARVAFGINLQEQNKILEQMTTCKTLQAGSKKSDHFSLENYITSANVT, from the exons ATGACCTTCATCAAAACAAAAGATCCTGTGGAGACAAATAACATTAAAACTATCACAACTGTTCTGGCAATAAATACCCCTATTATAACAGGTGCTATAGCAACAAGCCCACCTTTCACAACAGGTGTTATGGCAAAAATCACTCCTACCACAACAGATGTTATAGCAAAAAATCCTATAACAGAAGCCATGACAATAAGTACCCCTATCTTAACcaaagctatggcaacaagcactcctatcacaacaGATACAATGGCAACAAGTACCGCTGTCACAACAGTTGCTTTGACAATaagcactcctatcacaacaacagatGCTACGGCATCAAGTACACGTAAAACAACAGACGCTATGGCAACAAGATCCCCTATCACAATAGATTTTATGGCAACGAGCACCCCTATCAGAAAAGCAGATGCTACAGGAGCAAGTACCACTATCACAACAAATACTATAGCAACAAGCACACCTAAAACAACAGGTGCTATGACAAGAAGCACTCCTTTCACAAAAACAGATGCTATGGCAGCAAGCACCTATATCACAAGAAATGGTATGGCAACAAGTGCAACTATAACAGCAATGGATGCCACAACAGGCACACCCTTAACCACGGCAACAGGCACACCCATAGCCACGGCAACAGATGCCATGACAACAGGCACACCCTTAACCACGGCAACAGATGCCATGGCAACAGGCACACCCTTAACCACGGCAACAGGCACACCCATAGCCACGGCAACAAGTGCACCTCCAGCCGCAGGTGCCACGGCATCAGGACCGCCCGCAGCCACGCCGACGACCGCGACCGAGTCTCCGCCTCCTGCCTCCGCCGCCCGCCGCACAG CTGCGGCGAACCTCGAGGCGAGAGGAGCTTCCGAGCAGCCAAGGGGCCCAGCTGCGCAGCTCTCCTACAGGTCAGCTCTCCTACGGGTCATTTCACCTACAG GTCAGTTCACCTACAGGTCAGCTCTCCTGCGGGTCAGTTCACCTACAGGTCAGCTCTCCTGCGGGTCAGTTCACGTACAGGTCAGCTCTCCCACTACCCTCACCGCTTCCTGCAGGATCAGTGATGCTGCTttcctgttttcttctgtttggcAATG TGCCATCCTTCCTGCCTGGACGCCCTTCGTGATCAGCCGTGGTCAGCGGGGATTCGAACGCTCCTCCATTCCCCCGGTAGGCCAGCGCAAAGCCAC GTTTAGGGTACCACCAGGGGCGGCTGTAGAGGAAAGGGAGCATCTATTG AACCTCCAGAGGCGAAAAATGAGGACTTTTAAGCCGAAGCAAGGATCCTCAAAGGAAAAAAGTGAGACAAAATATAACACCAGTACCGGTGAAGATAGTCATTCTTTGAAGGAGACCATTAACGGATTAC CTCGCACATTGTCTGTGAAACATATTACAGCCAAGGCTTTGGAATATCTTGTGAAGGCCTCATTGAATCCAAAGACTAGTAAGACTGATTCCTGGGTTGATCTGCTCAGCTTCAAGTCACCTAATGACGAGAGAATCGCCAGGGTTGCATTTGGCATTAATTTGCAAGAACAAAATAAGATATTAGAACAAATGACTACCTGTAAAACATTGCAAGCAGGGAGCAAAA AGTCAGATCATTTCTCGTTAGAAAATTATATTACGTCAGCTAAtgtcacataa